Proteins encoded together in one Miscanthus floridulus cultivar M001 chromosome 16, ASM1932011v1, whole genome shotgun sequence window:
- the LOC136513139 gene encoding carboxylesterase 15-like, whose amino-acid sequence MAPPANAQQQPQVQLVGGRKVVDEVSGWLRVLDDGSVDRTWTGPPEALPLMEPVPPYAVPRDGHTLHDLPGEPNLRVYLPEEKAEGGARLPVILHLHGGGFCISHPSWLMYHHFYARLACAVPAVVVAVELPLAPERRLPAHIDTGVAALRRLRSIALSEDGALDDDPAAELLRVAADVSRVFLIGDSSGGNLVHLVAARVAQDDAGSWAPLRVAGGIPIHPGFVRATRSRSELETKADSVFFTLDMLDKFLALALPEGATKDHPFTCPMGPQAPPLESVPLPPLLVSVAENDLIRDTNLEYCNALRAAGKEVEVLINHGMSHSFYLNKYAVDMDPTTGERARELIDAIKSFISRH is encoded by the coding sequence ATGGCCCCCCCTGCCAATGCCCAGCAGCAGCCGCAGGTGCAACTGGTGGGTGGCCGCAAGGTGGTGGACGAGGTGTCCGGCTGGCTGCGCGTGCTGGACGACGGCAGCGTCGACCGCACGTGGACCGGCCCGCCCGAGGCCCTCCCGCTGATGGAGCCGGTGCCGCCGTACGCGGTGCCACGAGACGGGCACACGCTCCACGACCTACCGGGGGAGCCGAACCTACGCGTGTACCTCCCCGAGGAGAAGGCGGAAGGCGGCGCGCGCCTGCCCGTCATCCTGCACCTCCACGGCGGCGGCTTCTGCATCTCCCACCCGTCCTGGCTCATGTACCACCACTTCTACGCGCGCCTCGCGTGCGCCGTCCCCGCCGTGGTGGTCGCCGTCGAGCTCCCGCTCGCGCCCGAGCGCCGCCTGCCCGCGCACATCGACACCGGCGTCGCCGCGCTCCGCAGGCTCCGCTCCATCGCGCTGTCCGAGGACGGCGCCCTCGACGACGACCCGGCGGCCGAGCTCCTCCGCGTGGCGGCCGACGTGTCCCGGGTGTTCCTCATCGGGGACAGCTCGGGCGGCAACCTCGTCCACCTCGTCGCCGCCCGCGTGGCCCAGGATGACGCCGGCAGTTGGGCGCCCCTCCGCGTGGCCGGCGGCATCCCGATCCACCCGGGGTTCGTGCGCGCCACGCGGAGCCGGTCGGAGCTGGAGACGAAGGCCGACTCGGTGTTCTTCACGCTGGACATGCTGGACAAGTTCCTTGCCTTGGCGCTGCCGGAGGGCGCCACCAAGGACCACCCCTTCACCTGCCCAATGGGTCCGCAGGCGCCGCCGCTGGAGTccgtgccgctgccgccgctgcttGTGTCCGTGGCCGAGAACGACCTCATCCGCGACACTAACCTCGAGTACTGCAACGCGCTGCGCGCCGccggcaaggaggtggaggtgctgATCAACCACGGCATGAGCCACTCCTTCTACCTTAACAAGTACGCCGTCGACATGGACCCCACCACTGGGGAACGAGCCCGAGAGCTCATCGACGCCATCAAGAGCTTCATCTCACGCCACTGA